GCCGAGCAGCTGACGGGAAGAATGctcggtgccacctcagagcatgGCCCTCCCCAGCCAGTGTCCCAGCTCCAGCCATCCTGTCCTGACTTACTCTCCGGTCTCCCTGCCAGGCACTCTTGGGCTCTCTGGCTGGGATCTGGTGGGGCACTCCATTCAGAGCAGCTCATGCAGCCCCCTCTCCTTTGAGtcacccttctccttcctccgAGTCTTCACAGGCTTTCTGCCAAAGCTCTGTCTACACTTAACCCACAGCAGCTGCGCTGCTGATGCGCCTCAGCATAGACCCTCGCGACAGCGATGGGAGGGGCTCTTTTCTCGCTGACGTTAATCCACCGCCATGAGAGGAAGAAACCTTCCACCGACCTAGCGCTGTCTTTGCCGGGGACCAGGTCTGCTTCATTGTGTCACTCGGCGGTGTAgagttttcacacccctaagtgacGTAGCTGGCTCGACAGAACTTTTTAGGGTAGCCCTGGCCTATGACGGGAAATAATGCAAGTCTTTCGCCTTTCCCAGTGTCCTTTAAGAATTTCAGCGTTGCTTTTAATAGATCTCCATTTTTCTGATGCTCTTACTAGGTGTTGCAGTGAAAATTTGGATACTTAAAGGTTTGGATACTTAAAGTTTTCCGTATATCCCCTTTCAGTGGTACATGCTGCACTCCCTAAGGAGTTGATCACCTCTTTCCTGGACCTTCCCTGTTCTGTCTTCACGTTTGTTTATTGGAAAGAAATGACTGTTTGAGCCACAATGACCAGTTACAATTCTAACTAGAGCCACATCACTCATTCTCTCAGGGCCTTGGAGTACATGAGTATTTTCGACTCTTGGGAGCAttaaatagaatcataggactggaagggacctcgggaggtgtctagtccagtcccctgcacacaaggcaggactgagtattatctagaccatccctgactggggTTTGTCTAacgctcttaaaaatctccagtgacggagattccacaacctccctaggcaatttatttcagtgcttaactgccCCGACAGTGAGGAAGTGTCCGACCTAaacctgctgcaatttaagcccgttgcttcttgtcctgccctcagaggttaagaagaacaatttttctctctccttcttgtgaCAACCTTTTCACAGcatcttttcccctctttttctttGGGCCCATATTTCCTGCCATTAACTTgtttttaattagatttttaaactCCAGTTTACTTACAGGAGTGTCTAAATCAACTTGCTTGTGGTTAACGGTATTGTAgacgtgcagactcacccctgcggcgcctcctgctggtgacttctgggaattagctcattccagccctggagcgccctctgcaggctggtgatccacctgtcctctggcccacgtggccctcccaggacccggtacccctttaactgggtgctgacccctggcagtaacccctcagtcttagggtctccccctcccagaggaacccccaccgactatccccacttcacctcagtatcaggctactgccagtcatcatctagccccacgACCTGGGGGAGATGCAGTATCAGCCCACTCAtccctggcaaggagggtttggacctgctgccttggcctaccctctGCAACCCTCAGTACCTGTTGCCTTCTACTAGGCCATAGCCTGGGGCTTTCAGGCAggagctccctagctcctctgcctttccccagctctgctccactcaggtacccttcatctagttccctgcagccaggcccttctccctctacagggagagggagactgtttgccccctggcttctctgcctttatagggccagctgagtctgtctGGGGCgcggccccagctgcagccacttcccccaatcagcccagcctcaaatctgctttccccagccacagccccctcccagggctgtttttaagccCTTCGGAgcggggtaaccaccctgctacaggtatTTTTTGCCACACTGTCATTGCCCACCACCCCTTCGTGCATTGGGATCCGTGCTATCACTGTGATTACACCCAGCTTCATCAGTTCTGCGGTTAACGGTGACGTTTCATTACATGGAGCACTGCGGCTACCCGAAGAGTGGTTTCTGATCGCCAGGAATCCTGATAAGGAATCAGACAGGAGGACCACAGTGGCTGGGTGAGCATCTGTAATCCAATATAACACCAGCATTTTCACTGCCCTTGCAGTCCTTGAAACGGCCCCAAAGTTTGATAATGCTACATCTTTCTTGATTCCACATGCAGGAACGCAGAATGCTGTTCCCGCCCTTCCTGTTCTCATATCTTTGGAGCCATCAGCATCCATTTTTGTCAGTACCCTCCCCACTTATCACAGACGTATTGATTTGCTGTATCTTAAACGCGTAACATTCCTTTTCAGTTTCACTGTACAATTCTGTATCTACCTCCAAAGGTATAATTTTCCAGTGTTAATGCATTTTCCCAAAGCTATAGATTTGAACctcttttgggtctttttctatgCCAAGATCCTTTTGTCCATGCTTTAACCCTCCTTACATGAGGCATTTTGAGTTTTTGCCCTGCACGTCGACCATTTAATTCCCAGCATTCATCATACACTAAGCTAATATATCTCTTCACTGTTTCCAATGATGTCAGCCCCAAAGGTTACATCTAAAAGCTTCATTCTTAAAGTAATGGGCATTTCACCCACAGCTATCCGCCGTTCACAGCGGCGTTGTGACGAAGGCACCACATGCAGTATGCTACAGTCTGCCGAGCCTGCATTGAGTCAAGCCCTCTCAAACTGGTTTTTGATGCCGAACTGAAATCCTGGCACCGTAATCAGTAACTGGTCTTATTAGCGTTCTGTGCAGCGTTACTGCTGCTTTCTGCTCTGCACCCTGGGAAGTTCCAGAAATACCTTTAAGTAGGTTGATGCTGCCTTTTCTCTACTATTTTCAATATGATCCTTCTGTGTGAGCTTGCTGCTAAATATCACCTCTAAAAATGTGAAGCTTTTAACTACGCTTTTTTGGGGCCCTTATTGATCCAATTTATAATCTCGTTCAATTTTCCTTTTAGTGACTATTGTTCCCTTAGTTTTGTCAGATGAGAATTTAAAGCCCCGCGTTTCCCCATTGCACCTCCTTGCCTCTTCTTTACCCCAGAAGCCTGATTTAGCCACATGGCCTAGGGAGGTGAGCTAATTATGTGACAGGTGGGACTGGACCCATCTCCCTTAAAGGGGCCAGCCGCCCTGGGACAGAGCACTGGGTCCTGCTGCTCCTGGGGAAATCATAGGCAAAGTTTCCTCTGCTCTtagcagcccccccgccccccgccacaTCACCGGAGGTTAACCCTTTCAGCTGTGACTCACTGTAGGGCTCAGTGGGACATTCCCTTAGCGAGAGCATTTGAAGTCAGTTGCCCAGTTTCCATTAGTGCCTCTGCAGACCGTTTACACCAGTATGACTCACGGGGAGAAGCTGCACCGTTCTAACAGTGCCAGGGTGGCACGGCTGTTGTGTGTAGACGGCACCCACCTCGATTAGGCTAACCAATAGTGGTAGTGCTCTAACCATGCCGGCCTAGTTAAAGCAACACAAAGCCCTAATGTTGATGCGGTAATACTGGTGCATCCCTGTTTATTACCTCTATTGTATGATCTGTATAAGGTCTTTGAGACAGGCACCATCTAGGAtcatttattaggtgtattacagtagcccCAGGGCCCCATTATGCCTGGTGGTGTAGGTACACAGAGTTGTGATGGcaactcctccccacccaggaccctgggtggggggagcgggGTTGGATGTGGGGCGTAGAGGGGGGAACAGGGCTGGACATGGGAGGTTCCGGTTTTGGTGTTCCCGAGCCACACCTGCAACTTTAATAATAAACTGGGCCCACCACTTTCTGACATAGCTTCGTACGCAGCTGCTTGGTGGTTTAACGTCCATTTAAAGACCAGTCTTAAGTTATACTGGTGCTGCGTTCGCGTGGAGACAAGTCCTCAGGAGCTGGTTTAAGCGGAACCAGAATAAACCCACTCTGAAACCGAAGTAGGGGATTGCACCAGTCTTTGGCCAGGTCTAAACTGAAAACGCTGCAGCTGCTGTGCTtcagaggggttctcccatcgctGTAGTTCATCCACCCCCCCCGAGAGGCAGTacctaggttgatggaagaattcttctgttgacttagctactgcctcttcgGGAGGTGGATTGCCTACCACGATGGGAGAATCACTCCTGCTGATGTAGGTAGTGTTTACTCTGAAACactgctgctgtagtgtttcaagtgtagacaaaccttgaATGAAACCAGGGTAGCTCTGTTGTATAGACCTGTCAAGAAGACCAGAGCTGGGGCTTTCCTGGCCTgtgacaataataaataatatccaGGATGGAAAGTAAATGCATTTTTTccaaataaagaataataataatcataaataaTCCCTAGCGCCTTTCATCAGTGGCTCTCAATAATTTAAGGgaagggactttttttttaaatggaaggagGGTGTTCTTTTAAGAACAGTCAAgtccatgtatttttttttttttttggttggttggttttgtttataGAATGTTCAGAAAATATCCACCGAGACACTCGACCGTCACAAACTGCCAGGAAGAACGGATTGGAAACATCAGACAGCACTGTCAAAACCCAGGCTCAGGTGAGAAAGTTTTGGGTGCTGGAGAGAAACCTTCCCACCATGACTAGGGCCCTCCTCCCCTAAGAGCTGAAAGGCTGGTATGGTTAGCCCCTTTTTGGAATTCGGCTTACTATTAATCTAAGGaagagtgaggtctagtggttagagcagggggccactgggagctcctgggttctagctcCAGCTCTGGGAAGAGAGTGGGGTGTAGGGTTAGATCagagggagcagggagccaggcctcctgggttctagccccagagctgggaagggtGTGGAGACtagggttagagctggggggctgggagccaggactcccgagttcttctcatagactttagggtcagaagggaccaacatgatcatctagtctgacctcctgcacaaagcaggccacagaaccctacccatccacttctataacaaacccctaacctatgtccgagttactgaagtcttcaaattgtggtttgaagacctcaagctgcagagaatcctccagcaagtgacccgtgccccacgctgcagaggaaagcgaaaaacttccagggcctctgccaatctgccctggaggaaaattccttcccgaccccaaatatggcaatcagttaaaccctgagcatgtgggcacgactcaccagccagcactcaggaaagaattcttctcacacctctgccactgaattcatGCCATTGGCAAGTcagttctctgtgcctcagtctccccctaTAAAATTGGGGTGGCAGTAGCCTcaggagtggggctgtgggcCCTAGTCAGGTGTAGGTGTCTGGTGGAGGCACTGGAGATGGGCCCAGTATGAGTGTGTGGTAATGCCCCTTCTGCTAATGTCCGTCTGTCTTTGCCTGTCAGAACAAAAAGGAGAATAACTCAAAATCCTCCGTCCCGCCCCGAGCCGAGAGGAAGAAAACCCCAGAGACCCCCAAGCTGGTGAGCAGCCCCCAAGTCAACGCCCTGGTGGCTCGCCTGCCTTTCCTCCTGCCTCGCATCCAGGCCAACGAGAGACTGATGCCACTGGGTGCCCAGGCCATACGGTCCATCCCTCCCATCCTGGCTCCCAAGATCACAGCCACGCCCATCGGGAGCATGGTCAAGATGGCTGCCCTGCCGCTGCCGGTGGGCACGGCCTCCTCCCTGCCTATCAACCTGGCACCAGGCGTGAACGGGGCAGTGGGGTTGGTCAGCCAGCAAGCAGCAGTGCCGGTGATCAACATGATCCTGCCCAGCATGAGCATTCCTGTGGCCGAAATTCCAGCCAACCCCAAGAGCGCAGCCGGGGGCGGCAGCGATAGGCACGGCCCTGCCAAAAGCAGCGAGGGGCTGGCcggcagccagcaggaggcacagggAGCCAAAGGGGCCAAACGCCCCCCGGAGTCGCCAACTGAGGCTGCCACCATTAAGAGGAAGCGCGGTCGGCCCCGGAAGAGGCTGGATGAGGCAGAGGCCTGTTCGCCGGATAAATGCAGCAGCACGGAGGAGGGGGGTGCCCCTGAGACTGAAGGAGGGGGCGATGCCAGCCATGAGAGTAGCCCATCACGGAGCTCGTTCATCTCGGGCGGGAATGGAGGGTCGCCCAGCCTGAGTCCCAGAGAGCTGGGAGGGCTCTGTGTGGGAGGCCCAGACAGCCGGGCTAAGGGAGCGTCACCTGGTGCTGACAACAGAGGCAACTTGCTGGACGCTGACCAAGCCACAGGCACCTCCCAGGTGAGCGTCATCCAGGACAGCCGGTTCAGTGGTCTGAGCCAGCTGAAAGCTGGcacccaggagctggagctggtggaCGATTTGCAGGTGCAGATGAACCGAGGCAAGGCTTCTGTACCAGGATGTCAAGGCCCCCAGGAGGGGAGACCTCACCCCCGCTCTCCCTTGGGAGACACTAAACCGGGGAGCCCGCGAAAAAGtccagccttgctcctgctgtCAGCGATTTCTGCCCCCGATGACCACGCTCAGCCGTCCGATTCTGGGAGCTCTCCTGATTTGCAGGGCGATGTGTCTGGATCGGAGGAGTCGCTGGCAGCGGGTTTGCACTCTGCTGGCGCTAGCGAGGACAAAGCTGCTAGGTGTCAGTGCAGCCCTGCTTCCAAAAGGCTCCACAGCCCCCAGTCCGCAGCGGATCACCCCTGAGCACGCTCTGTCAGCGCCCACGCCTCAGCAAGCCGAACTCGTCCTCTGCCCacatccaggagctggagctctgCCGCAGCCAGACGCCTCGCagggaagatttaaaaatgaTATTCATTTGCTAACTGCCTCCGtcccttcccagggctgcagaataacactcctcctccccactctccctGTTGCCATGCAGTTAAATAAAGCCAGTCATTGCCACACACGGTTTGTCTGTAATCAGCAGCTGTCACCTTTCCTCTGGCCCAGCAATTTGGTTTTGCTGCACTGGGAGGCCAGGCCAACGCACCAtcactgctgccccctccgggaGGAAAGGGCTGCTGCTCCCAGGGGTGGAAGTGATCCCGCTGGAGAGTAGGAAGCCCTCAGGTCAAGAAATGACTTGGGTAACATCTCTGTACCTCAGCCAGCAAGGGCGTCTACACTCCTCACTGTGCCCAGGCTCCGACTCGGGTTTAAGCCCCAGCCTGCCTTCTGTCCACACAAAACCAGTGACTTGGGTCAGCGAGCGctcaggaccccgctggggggTGGGTCAGCATCTAAGTCCTGCTGTGAGTTGGGTCTAAGCCCTGTCGTTTTGCAGTGGGGATGCAGTTTGAACCGCAGACCCATGTCAGAAGGTCAGTGCAGTGCGGTACAGACACGTTCGCACGGCTGAGATCCGGGTCCAACCGTTGGAAACCCAGGTTTGCAGTGCAGTGTGGCAGCTCAAATGCAGCCAGATTCCCCAAGCCCAGGTCCCACCGATTCGGGTTAAGCGTGCAGAATAGAAGCAACCCAAGAGATCATGTTCGCAGTGTCCTCTGCAGACCGCGCTGCTCTTGGATACTCTGGTTTCAGGCCACTGGTGTAACTGCCCCAAAGCAAACCCCTGGAGTTAATGCCATTTGCCCCGGTGCAGCATCACTTGCGCTGCTGCGGTTACACCAGGGCTGAAATCACAGGCGTTTGGTGTGCACCGCCAGTCTTGCATCTAGAGGGAGTTTTCGCTGCTGCTCCTCTCCTGTGTAGGGCTGCGTGCCCTTGGCTTGCCCCAGCTCGCAGGTGCTAAGCACCCCGCAGGATGGAAGCTGGTGTTCCTGCTGATCCAGGTTTGATTTTAAAGCTCAAGCTTTGGGTGACCTTGCTGTTGTGATGCGTCTCGCCTTTAATTTCTCCCTTTTGGTCCATGTTTTGATCTGCCCACAAGCATCATTAACCTAAGCGATGAGCTGGATGCATGACGTTCTCTGGACTGTGCCCCTTCTTGCCCTGGTATCTATGAATCTAAGCCACCCTGGGACTAGGGAGCAAGGATTTCTGCTTGGAAGGGCTCAAAGAGAGGTGGCCTTTACAAAACTGGGCTCTCTTGCTGTTGTCTGTAATGGATTCCAATGCCAGAAGGGGTCAGTGTGTGaccatctaggctgacctcctggataacacaggcccTAAACTAATTCTCAGAGCAGGTCTGCTAGacaaacagccaatcttgatttaaaaagcctcagtgatggagaatcgcCCACAACCCTTGGTTGTGCAGAACAAGAGCATAGAGAAGGCGTCTCTTGTTTGTTCCTAGGATTGAAAATCAGGAATGTCAAATCCAGTCTGCCTGGGTTTTGCAAGGATGGTTCTCCCTTAACTGAAAGACCTGGGATGTTAGCTCATTAACAAAGATGTCCTGTGTCCAAACTGTTAGTTAGTCATTGGAGTTAAATAGGCCtcacccctaaaaaaaaaaaacctgattacACCCCTCTCACTGGCTCAGTGTTCACTCTCCTGAAGGCCCTGTTTCACTGACTTTCACGCCCACCCAGGCCCTGTCTGTTTTTGCATTTGATTTATCTCCTAGCGTTGCCCTAGCACTGTTGCAGCTTCCCCAGCTGCATAGAGTGGGAAGTGTTAGTACAGATGAACAGCTGGCATTTCCACCACCAGCCAGCGCGGCCTGCACTCATAGCTAACAGCGGGAATAAGGAGGAGCCTCTCGGATTCTCTCTGTCTGATACACCCTCCCCAGCTGTCTCATTGCCCCACAGGAGATTTAAGTGATGGGCTGGCTGAGCAATCGTTCTCCAAATGCATTAGACAACCTCTAGCATCGCCATGCAGAGGGGTGCTTGGTATCTGGTGCCCCAGTACTCCCCGCTAGCCCCAGCATGGGGGCTGCACCAAACCAGTGACAGTGATGTTTTGTCTGCATCATGAATAAAATCCTCCATACTGTCCTgcatgggggggaaggagggagggggggatgaCGACGATGACTGGAAACTGTTCTTCCAGCCTTCACCCAGGCAGGAGAGCGGAGTAGTGGTGAGTTAGGGCTACCCCATGGATCTGAGAACCAGGTTTTGGTCTAAAAAAGCATGAAAAGTGATTCCTTGAATTCAGTTTCCAGTGTTGCATTAGACACAAACAAATGCTTATGGACAGCAGGGAGCCCAGAATTGGTTCCCAGGGGATCCAGCAAGCGGAGTGACTTTCTTCCTCTTTCATGGAGCTTTCCCCTCTGTCTCACCACTCATCTCTGGGTTTCCTAGAGAGCCTCAGGCTATTAGATTGGGGCAGAGGCTTCCTTACTAACCTCTGGACACTAGCAAGATAAAAAATCCAGGTAGTTATCACAGTGAGTAACCAGCACAACCTGCAGAATCTGGCTACACATGAAAGTTAATTAGAATTAAAGTAGGGTGTGACTTTAAAACAGATTAACTATTCCAGATTAATgctctgtgtggacactcttattccagaataactccccatgtagacaagtcagTGCTTCACTTTGCTTCCATCCTCACTTCCTGCCAGCAAATGGTAAAAGCCACAGCTGTAGTGtgatttattaggtgtattatgcgAGCATCCAGGctccccagtcatggaccaggaccctatggcgctaggcgctgtacaaatacagaagaaaaagacagCCCCAAATTGTTTACAATCTTTTGCCCTTTATGGGTTTATAAGCTGCTTTCTCTGAGATGGATTTAGAGGTGAACTGGAAAACTTCCCACACACAGCAGACCCTGGCTCACtatatttgttatttaaaaaattgcaaataaaaccattttaaacCAATAAATCTTAGAAGCTCATTTTCTGTGTGGGCCAGGTGGGTCAGAGGATTGGGAATCCTTACAGAAGCGCCAGGTCCAGCCTGCATGGTGTATTTATGTGGCTCACATGGCCACGATCTGCAGCATCTCGGCTTTGATTTTAAGGAGCAAAGGTAGATTGTGTCAAGAACCATCCAGACTTGAAGCAAGTGTAGCAGATTCCCCCAGCGTCTGCCTGAAGCTGCAGCCAGACTGAGCTGGGAGAGGTGTGAACTTCCCCTCCTGTTGTGAATCCCCCTGGGGTTGTTGAGGCTAATGCTAACCCTTAAAAATGTCAgcattaactatttcattgcCTTTTGTTTTGTCGCAGTGATAGCAGGAAGGGACTGGGTGTGAATCCCACAGGTAGGGGACTGGGAAAGGCATGTAGGGAAGGGAAGATGTTGGTGGGACTTTAAGGGGAGCACGTTTTCTGACTGATGCCAACTTCAttatacaggcgagtctcatcttaacgctggggttacgttctgcTGTCAACACATAAAGCGAAAattgcgtatagtcaaaattacattgagtgtaatggcgggcggaatcgcccgcactacaggtacagtattgttatttttctcttttattgttgtttttgctgactaCGCAAAGCTGAattcgtgcatgttaaatgcgcgtaagatgagacttgcctgtaacAGCTCAAAGTTCTGGTCCTTCGTGACAGTCAGTTTCCAACCTAGGGCCGAGAGATCAGCTGTGGGTTCAGGAGAGCACGTGGTTCTAAATTTATACCCCCTGACCCCCGGACTTTAATTAACAGTGCGATTCCTCTCTATGCAGAATGAGCTTTGCAATGGACCTGAATCACAGAGAGTGGTCAATACTACCAGGCctctgcaggggccccctgcatctgccaggctgcggCACAGGGGACCCAGCGTGGGAACaggagccccccccacacacacaccccggtgcCCCCGCTCTCCCAAACCCTCCTGCACAGCTCGGCTAATGCAGCTTGGTCTTGACCTCCAAATCTCCTGCACTTCCAGCCCAGTTCTCGCCACACAGCTTTGCTGGTTCCCTtaatcccagcctgcagccccctgttaCCCAAGCCTtgggctgcacacacacacacacacacactcccctcagtcctgccccacagcccttgCCCGCCATTCCAGCCCTTCATTCACTCCCCCCATCAACAGCCCTGgcaatgcccctcaatcccaaactCAACTCCCTGCTATTCTAATCCTGTGCTATGCGCACAGGCCTACCGCTGCCTCTCAAACCTGCCCCAGAGCTCCCCTCCCCGCAGGGTATGAGTGGGTCTAGTGTTAGAGCTGGtgtctgggagtcaggattttGGGGCCCTGGTCCCAGATTTAACACTGACCTGCTGTGCGACTTTGGTTCCAGTCACTCAGCCTCCTTGTGCCTCAGATTCCTCAAAGACCCAACGGGGATGATCTTTCCCTGGACTTTGCAAACACTAATTACTCACAAGGAGGGTCAGGAGCCTTGTTGCTGAGCTGGGCAAAGGGAGGCTTGGAACTGTATTGGCCAAACCCAGCCCACGCCCAGGTGGGCCGAATGACTTGGGGAACCTGCCTGACTTGGCTATGTCCGCACATGCAGCTCAATCTCCTGCTCTTCTGGTTCCTCCAGTTGGGGGCTGGGTTGGGCCAAAGGCGTTTGCTCAGCTCCAGTGCAGGGAAAGCTCTTGGGTTCAGGAGGGGAATGTTGGTCATTGACCAGAGAAGCCCCTGAACCAGCTCTGGAGTCGATCCACCACCACAGCCAGGCCCCATGCTCTCCCTGGTGTTAGAACAGCAGATCTGAACGGGTGAGTGGGTACGCTACAGCGGGCTTCTCTGACTCTGCTGCGAGGAACAAGGTGCTGGAGATAGTGCATATATGCCCACATGCATGTACATGCTCACATGCATAAACATGTATGCACATGCATTTACATACACATGCTCACGCACACGTGCACATGCACCCATGCATATACATGCAGACATGCATATACATGCAGACATGCATACACGTgcatatacatgcacacacatatgcatgtacacacaaacacacacgtgCACATGTACATGCTTCCTTATCAGATTCTCACCCTTCACTCACCGACTCTCTAGCTCACGCTTTTGCTCTCGTTCATATTCACCCACAGAGACGCATCACGcccacccagcccccacagccccacaCCAACACAAAAGGTTTTGCATGAACACTTCTGAGCAGCTGTGGAGAGGCAATGGGCTCTGCTGGGGACTGCATTGCTTCCAGGTCCCAGACTGCTCATGAGTGGGACGTCAGGGAAGCGCTAGCCCACATCGGAGCTCTATTGTGCCGGGTGTTGCACAGCCACAGAGCGAGAGACAATCTTGGCCTTGGCAAGCTCACAGTCTGTATAGACACAGGAtggggggggaaactgaggcacagagtggggaaagaacttgccccaggtcacccagcaggtccataacagagccaggaagagaacccaggtgtcctaagTCCAGTTCAAGGCCCACTCCATTCTATGTAGTGTCTTACCCTGCCCTCATCCCCATCCTGTCTGGGTACCGTCCAGTCGTGTAGTAAGCCAGGTGACCAAGAGTGGTCAGGTGTGATCCATTCTTTTCGCTCATCCTCTCATAAGAACGTGTGAACGGCCAGacagggtcagaccaagggtccatctaacccagtgtcctgtcttctgacagtggccagcaccaggtgccctagagggaatgagcagaacaggcaatcatcaagtgatccatcccctgtcgcccattcccagcttctggcaaagagaggctagggacaccatccctgcccatcctggctatgaACTTACCTAGatctttttttaatcctctcCCAACTCCCCCGTCCTCGCTACATCTCCCATCAGCTGATTGATCCTGCTGGGTCTCCGAGATCCATCCTGCCCATTCCCCCTTGCTCCCTTTAATCTGGGCCATCCCCAGATAACCACTGCCTCCTTGGTTTTCTCCCCTCTCCATCCTGTTCCCTTTCTGCAGTCAGGGCTGCCCaagagtgtgtgttgggggagaagggagcaaCATGGGAAGTTTGCCCTAGTCACCTGTTCGAGAGGGAACCAAACCTGTGGAAATTGAGTGAGTGacgcagcaccactcaggtttggcctggccacccgtctccagggagcagagcccagcCCTGTTGGACAGGAGTCCTTGCTGCAGGGTGCGTGTGGGGTGAGTGACGCAGTTTCAGGTTTTCCCCTGGGCTCCTAAAAGCCTGtgtgccctgcctgcagcttagCCCTGTAGTGCCCGGGGGCAGAGATCCAGGCAAGGAGAGACTTCCCCaaagcagctgtgtgtgtgtgtgtggggaaggctGATTTGCACCCCTGCTGTTATTTACAGGCAGATGGGGGGCGCTGTAGGGCATAGGGGGTTGGTAATTGTAGGTGCTTTActctcctgctcctccctccgGGGGCGATCTGCCGGGAGTGAATCAGTGTTTCCCCAGTGAGTCAGGTAGATTAGTGAAGTTCTGGGAGCGACCCACCTTATCTGATGGAAATCTCCAGGGAGGGTGGCTCCCCCACACTGGAAACCACTCCTGAGGTCAGCCCGGGAGGACACGCTCCAGCTCAGAGGcaatcagctgctgctgcagcagaccAGGGATATGGAGGGAACCTGACGGTCTGGGGTTAGATGCTGCCCCTGGGCTCCCAATTCTGCTGTGAATGGCTAAACACAGCGCCTGCCGGCACACATCAACCACTGCTGCTGGACAGTCCAGGTAGAACCCGCCtgttgagctgctggatgggccGGTATGTCCACGTAGAACCTGCCTG
The genomic region above belongs to Gopherus evgoodei ecotype Sinaloan lineage chromosome 24, rGopEvg1_v1.p, whole genome shotgun sequence and contains:
- the RFX5 gene encoding DNA-binding protein RFX5 isoform X2, translated to MADDKAGPKVSKKGSSQSGNSRGDATEPSTLLQKLKSTISKSVQNKVDSILQDVQKFSDNDKLYLYLQLPSGPSSGEKSSLDLSSLSTAEHMHACNWIRNHLEEHTDTCLPKQDVYDTYKRYCDNLCCRPLSAANFGKIIREIFPNIKARRLGGRGQSKYCYSGIRRKTVVSMPPLPSLDLKVADTSELTDLVQSYHDELVDAACALTCHWAEKILKRTFNNIVEVAQFLIQQHLISSRSDRADLVMAMVVSECSENIHRDTRPSQTARKNGLETSDSTVKTQAQNKKENNSKSSVPPRAERKKTPETPKLVSSPQVNALVARLPFLLPRIQANERLMPLGAQAIRSIPPILAPKITATPIGSMVKMAALPLPVGTASSLPINLAPGVNGAVGLVSQQAAVPVINMILPSMSIPVAEIPANPKSAAGGGSDRHGPAKSSEGLAGSQQEAQGAKGAKRPPESPTEAATIKRKRGRPRKRLDEAEACSPDKCSSTEEGGAPETEGGGDASHESSPSRSSFISGGNGGSPSLSPRELGGLCVGGPDSRAKGASPGADNRGNLLDADQATGTSQVSVIQDSRFSGLSQLKAGTQELELVDDLQVQMNRGKASVPGCQGPQEGRPHPRSPLGDTKPGSPRKSPALLLLSAISAPDDHAQPSDSGSSPDLQGDVSGSEESLAAGLHSAGASEDKAARCQCSPASKRLHSPQSAADHP
- the RFX5 gene encoding DNA-binding protein RFX5 isoform X1; its protein translation is MADDKAGPKVSKKGSSQSGNSRGDATEPSTLLQKLKSTISKSVQNKVDSILQDVQKFSDNDKLYLYLQLPSGPSSGEKSSSLDLSSLSTAEHMHACNWIRNHLEEHTDTCLPKQDVYDTYKRYCDNLCCRPLSAANFGKIIREIFPNIKARRLGGRGQSKYCYSGIRRKTVVSMPPLPSLDLKVADTSELTDLVQSYHDELVDAACALTCHWAEKILKRTFNNIVEVAQFLIQQHLISSRSDRADLVMAMVVSECSENIHRDTRPSQTARKNGLETSDSTVKTQAQNKKENNSKSSVPPRAERKKTPETPKLVSSPQVNALVARLPFLLPRIQANERLMPLGAQAIRSIPPILAPKITATPIGSMVKMAALPLPVGTASSLPINLAPGVNGAVGLVSQQAAVPVINMILPSMSIPVAEIPANPKSAAGGGSDRHGPAKSSEGLAGSQQEAQGAKGAKRPPESPTEAATIKRKRGRPRKRLDEAEACSPDKCSSTEEGGAPETEGGGDASHESSPSRSSFISGGNGGSPSLSPRELGGLCVGGPDSRAKGASPGADNRGNLLDADQATGTSQVSVIQDSRFSGLSQLKAGTQELELVDDLQVQMNRGKASVPGCQGPQEGRPHPRSPLGDTKPGSPRKSPALLLLSAISAPDDHAQPSDSGSSPDLQGDVSGSEESLAAGLHSAGASEDKAARCQCSPASKRLHSPQSAADHP